One genomic window of Patescibacteria group bacterium includes the following:
- a CDS encoding adenylosuccinate synthase produces MSVMIVVGTQWGDEGKGKIVDLLSEKANIVARYQGGPNAGHTVVIDGKKIVLHQIPSGILHPNVVCVMGNGMVIESAALLEEIKLLENNGISISGGRLLISHRAHLIMPYHKLLDKAREQASGSKKIGTTGRGIGPAYVDKYDRCGIRVVDLLDRNSLQEKLSNRLKKVRRELLSLDFDDFSFDAKDIMEKLLKFCAVIQMTDISVCLHEAVSNGKEILIEGAQGTMLDVDFGTYPFVTSSNSTVGGACTGLGIGPTQISSVLGVVKAYTTRVGEGPFPTELDNALGDELREAGGEYGATTGRPRRCGWFDAVIAKHAVRVNGIDTLAVTKLDVLDQLAEVKICTAYKIGDTTIDTMPADCSTLSKVEPIYEAHPGWMTSTKNVKTFTQLPQKALDYFHRISDLTEIPIDIVSVGKDRNQTIFMTK; encoded by the coding sequence ATGAGCGTAATGATTGTCGTAGGGACACAATGGGGTGACGAGGGTAAGGGCAAAATCGTTGATCTGTTGAGCGAAAAAGCGAATATTGTCGCTCGCTATCAAGGAGGACCCAATGCCGGGCATACGGTGGTGATCGACGGTAAGAAAATTGTTCTGCATCAGATTCCTAGTGGGATTCTTCATCCGAATGTCGTCTGCGTCATGGGGAACGGGATGGTAATAGAGTCGGCTGCTCTCTTAGAGGAGATCAAACTCCTCGAGAACAATGGTATATCTATATCCGGTGGTCGGTTGCTGATTAGCCACCGCGCCCATTTGATCATGCCCTACCATAAGCTTTTGGATAAAGCGCGGGAGCAGGCAAGCGGCAGCAAGAAAATTGGTACAACAGGACGCGGTATTGGTCCTGCATATGTGGACAAATATGATCGTTGTGGTATACGCGTCGTCGATCTGTTGGACCGCAACAGTTTACAAGAAAAGTTGAGTAACAGGTTGAAGAAAGTTCGAAGAGAGCTTCTTAGCCTGGATTTCGATGATTTTTCGTTTGATGCGAAAGATATAATGGAGAAGTTGTTGAAGTTCTGCGCTGTAATTCAAATGACAGATATTTCTGTATGCCTCCACGAGGCTGTTAGTAACGGAAAGGAGATTCTGATTGAAGGCGCACAAGGCACGATGCTCGACGTGGATTTTGGGACTTATCCGTTTGTTACCTCCTCGAATTCGACTGTCGGCGGTGCGTGCACCGGTTTGGGAATCGGGCCGACGCAAATCAGCTCTGTACTGGGAGTTGTCAAAGCCTATACGACGCGTGTCGGAGAAGGGCCCTTCCCCACTGAACTGGATAACGCATTAGGAGATGAACTGCGTGAGGCTGGTGGAGAGTATGGCGCCACTACGGGTCGGCCACGACGTTGTGGTTGGTTCGATGCGGTGATCGCCAAACACGCTGTTCGCGTGAATGGCATCGATACACTCGCAGTGACTAAACTTGATGTGCTGGATCAATTGGCGGAGGTTAAAATCTGCACGGCATATAAAATAGGCGACACAACAATCGATACGATGCCGGCAGATTGTTCAACTCTTTCGAAGGTTGAGCCTATCTATGAGGCTCACCCCGGATGGATGACCAGCACCAAAAATGTTAAGACTTTTACCCAATTACCACAGAAGGCGTTAGATTATTTTCACAGGATAAGTGATTTAACTGAAATCCCAATTGATATCGTCTCTGTCGGTAAGGACCGTAATCAAACTATCTTTATGACTAAGTGA